In one Neobacillus sp. WH10 genomic region, the following are encoded:
- a CDS encoding response regulator transcription factor gives MKKLRVFIADDHPLFRHGVKTLFLTTPDLEVVGEATSGEDAISLAQSLHPDVILMDLRMPGCNGIEATREIVKTNPQTQIIILTMFEDDHSVFAAMRAGAKGYVLKDAEKDDLLNAIRAVGNGGAIFSPGIASKMIEYFSIAKPAAPREAFPDLTDREREVLYFMADGASNSAIAQKLQISRKTVSNYVTNILNKLQVADREEVIHLVRESRLRDEEMPE, from the coding sequence ATGAAAAAGCTCAGGGTGTTTATAGCGGATGATCATCCATTATTTCGTCATGGTGTAAAAACACTTTTTTTGACTACACCTGACTTAGAAGTTGTAGGGGAGGCAACATCTGGAGAGGATGCCATTAGTTTAGCTCAAAGTTTGCATCCGGATGTCATTTTGATGGACCTAAGGATGCCCGGTTGTAACGGCATTGAGGCCACACGTGAGATTGTGAAAACGAATCCGCAAACGCAAATTATTATTTTGACCATGTTTGAGGACGATCATTCAGTCTTTGCTGCTATGCGGGCTGGTGCAAAAGGTTATGTCTTGAAAGATGCAGAAAAGGACGATCTTCTAAATGCGATAAGAGCCGTAGGCAATGGAGGTGCTATCTTTAGCCCAGGCATTGCTTCAAAGATGATTGAATATTTTTCCATAGCAAAGCCGGCAGCCCCACGAGAGGCGTTTCCTGACCTTACCGATCGAGAACGGGAAGTGCTTTATTTCATGGCGGATGGAGCATCTAATTCAGCTATAGCCCAAAAGCTCCAGATTAGCAGAAAAACCGTATCGAATTATGTGACAAACATCCTTAACAAACTGCAAGTTGCAGATCGGGAAGAAGTTATTCATCTGGTAAGAGAATCCAGATTGAGAGATGAAGAAATGCCTGAATAA
- a CDS encoding VOC family protein — protein sequence MINQVGQIMLYVNNQDETAKFWTEKLGFIVKSEQDNGQGMRWIELAPSKDAETSIVLHNKELIAKMQPEMHLGTPSLMFFSENLEQLYKELTDKNITVGEMVNMPGGRVFNFADNEQNYFAVMEKK from the coding sequence ATGATAAATCAAGTCGGACAAATTATGTTATACGTTAACAATCAAGATGAGACTGCGAAATTTTGGACAGAGAAATTAGGGTTTATCGTTAAGTCTGAACAGGATAACGGCCAAGGAATGAGATGGATTGAACTTGCGCCATCTAAAGATGCAGAAACGAGTATTGTTCTCCACAATAAAGAATTAATTGCTAAGATGCAGCCTGAAATGCATTTGGGCACCCCATCGTTAATGTTCTTTTCAGAAAATCTAGAGCAATTATATAAAGAATTAACGGATAAAAATATCACAGTCGGAGAAATGGTAAATATGCCTGGCGGCAGAGTATTTAATTTTGCAGATAATGAACAGAATTACTTTGCTGTTATGGAGAAAAAATAG
- a CDS encoding NUDIX hydrolase, translating to MEPKWLEWAKQLQSIAQAGLAYSKDVYDLERFELIRNISVEILSQQTKLDKTVIKELFASETGYATPKVDIRAVIFKDKKILMVKENTDGNWSLPGGWGDIGLTPSEVAVKEVKEESGFDVKATKLLAVLDKKCHPHPPSPYHVYKMFIQCEIIGGQAKKGIETSEVEFFAENELPPLSIARNTKSQIEMAFKHLYNPQEPVYFD from the coding sequence ATGGAACCTAAATGGCTAGAATGGGCGAAGCAGCTTCAATCCATTGCACAAGCAGGATTAGCTTATTCGAAAGATGTTTATGATTTGGAACGCTTTGAATTGATCAGAAATATAAGTGTAGAAATATTGTCGCAACAGACAAAATTGGACAAGACTGTCATAAAAGAACTATTTGCAAGCGAAACTGGATATGCAACTCCTAAAGTTGATATTAGAGCCGTTATCTTTAAGGATAAAAAAATATTAATGGTTAAAGAAAATACTGATGGAAATTGGTCATTACCAGGCGGTTGGGGGGACATTGGATTAACCCCAAGTGAGGTCGCTGTGAAAGAAGTGAAAGAAGAATCAGGATTTGACGTGAAAGCAACGAAATTGTTAGCTGTACTTGATAAGAAGTGTCACCCTCATCCGCCTTCACCATATCACGTTTATAAAATGTTTATCCAATGTGAAATTATTGGCGGACAAGCAAAAAAAGGAATCGAAACGAGTGAGGTTGAGTTTTTTGCTGAAAATGAACTGCCACCATTATCAATAGCTAGAAATACAAAATCACAAATTGAAATGGCATTTAAGCATTTATATAATCCACAAGAACCTGTCTATTTTGATTGA
- a CDS encoding M28 family peptidase → MSKKKALSVLLTAGLVLSVNGVYAQGPEGAPNSNAASAFDNKIIKKISADNMYNTIDSLSKEPRAAGTDGELKGAQYIKGQFEKYGYETELQPFKIYDVIRNNVSGLVEIGGQNLNPYVFSGSYSGEVTAEVMHVGKAISGTVPDSVKGKIALIERGDITFVEKIQNVLNKGAVGVIMYNNSGSSNAFGQASYGQNIPAVAITRVQGLELVEQLKAGSFTAKIKVSGSGFLEKTSYNVIAKMKPHKNKDTGQIVMIGAHHDSVPGGPGANDDASGVSAVLELARVMSNMPIDTELRFVTFGSEEKGLLGSYHYASTLSSEEADRIVGHFQMDMIGSKDAGGDNKANGLIMYTIDGKKNTVTDLASAAGLRTALGEVVPYGQLGRSDHQPFHELGIPAALFIHSPLEPWYHTPADTIDKIDKNKLQETAEIVGAAVYQIARPDTPALEHSRVAPKPVDYDFENRPPGA, encoded by the coding sequence ATGAGCAAGAAAAAAGCGTTGTCAGTATTATTAACTGCAGGACTAGTCTTAAGTGTCAATGGAGTATATGCACAAGGACCTGAGGGAGCGCCAAACTCGAACGCAGCATCCGCCTTCGACAACAAGATCATCAAGAAAATTAGCGCCGACAACATGTATAACACAATTGATTCATTATCAAAGGAGCCACGTGCGGCAGGCACTGATGGGGAGCTTAAAGGAGCACAGTACATAAAAGGCCAGTTTGAGAAGTATGGGTATGAGACAGAGCTGCAGCCTTTTAAAATCTATGATGTTATTCGAAACAATGTAAGTGGATTAGTAGAAATTGGCGGACAAAATCTTAACCCATACGTTTTTTCCGGCTCCTATAGTGGTGAAGTAACGGCAGAGGTCATGCATGTTGGTAAAGCCATTTCCGGTACGGTACCGGATTCGGTCAAAGGGAAGATTGCCCTGATTGAACGTGGGGATATCACCTTCGTTGAAAAAATCCAAAATGTGTTAAATAAAGGTGCGGTTGGTGTCATTATGTATAACAATAGTGGTTCATCTAACGCATTTGGCCAAGCAAGTTATGGTCAAAATATTCCTGCAGTTGCCATCACGAGAGTCCAAGGCTTGGAATTAGTGGAGCAATTAAAAGCTGGATCGTTCACGGCTAAAATAAAAGTATCCGGGTCAGGTTTTCTTGAAAAAACCTCCTACAACGTCATTGCCAAAATGAAACCACATAAAAATAAGGATACTGGCCAGATTGTTATGATTGGAGCACACCACGATTCGGTTCCTGGTGGACCTGGTGCAAATGATGATGCTTCAGGAGTATCTGCTGTACTAGAGCTTGCTAGAGTAATGTCTAATATGCCAATTGATACGGAACTTCGTTTCGTTACTTTTGGCTCCGAGGAAAAAGGTTTGTTAGGGTCCTACCATTATGCCAGTACGTTAAGTTCGGAGGAAGCGGATCGAATCGTAGGGCATTTCCAAATGGATATGATCGGAAGTAAGGATGCCGGCGGTGATAACAAAGCAAACGGATTAATCATGTATACAATTGATGGAAAGAAAAATACTGTCACTGATCTTGCTTCCGCTGCAGGATTGAGAACTGCATTAGGTGAAGTGGTTCCGTATGGCCAGTTAGGACGGAGTGACCATCAGCCATTCCATGAACTAGGAATTCCGGCAGCCCTTTTCATTCACTCACCTCTAGAGCCATGGTATCATACACCAGCTGATACCATCGATAAAATTGATAAAAATAAACTACAAGAAACAGCTGAAATCGTCGGGGCAGCCGTTTATCAAATCGCGCGGCCAGACACGCCAGCCTTAGAACATTCTCGAGTTGCACCTAAACCAGTCGATTATGATTTCGAAAATCGCCCACCAGGAGCGTAA
- a CDS encoding DinB family protein — protein MKQRHEVLFKQLESYRSYVLSVMENVTEEEAEIIPFGFKNNIRWNLGHMYLDQYLWIQAVTKEKCGVPEQFKSWFGFGTTPANFNSETPSLEELKNLLKEQPAKIKDVYGERLEEEFPPTEMGMHTIEQVLIRTIFHEGMHLQAILDLKKCIQPSF, from the coding sequence ATGAAACAAAGACATGAAGTATTGTTTAAGCAACTAGAGTCCTATCGCAGCTATGTTTTAAGCGTTATGGAAAATGTTACAGAAGAGGAAGCAGAAATAATCCCTTTCGGATTTAAAAATAATATTCGTTGGAACCTAGGACATATGTACCTCGACCAATATTTATGGATTCAGGCAGTCACGAAAGAAAAGTGTGGCGTTCCTGAACAATTTAAATCTTGGTTTGGGTTTGGAACCACTCCGGCAAACTTCAATTCCGAGACACCATCATTAGAAGAGTTAAAGAATTTACTAAAAGAACAACCAGCGAAAATAAAAGATGTATATGGTGAAAGGCTTGAGGAAGAATTCCCACCTACTGAAATGGGGATGCACACCATCGAACAAGTATTAATCCGAACTATTTTTCATGAGGGCATGCATTTACAAGCGATTCTTGATTTAAAAAAATGCATACAACCTTCTTTTTAG
- a CDS encoding antibiotic biosynthesis monooxygenase gives MILEAVMLQVKQGMEEEYEDAFRQALVIISSTKGYISHELHRCLEVKGKYLLLINWETLEDHTVGFRQSNEYQDWKKLLHHFYDPFPTVEHFEKVRFS, from the coding sequence ATGATTTTGGAAGCGGTTATGCTTCAGGTAAAGCAAGGTATGGAAGAGGAATATGAGGATGCATTTCGTCAGGCGTTAGTCATTATTTCTTCAACGAAAGGATACATATCCCACGAATTACACCGTTGTTTGGAAGTTAAGGGGAAATATTTGCTTTTGATAAACTGGGAAACACTAGAAGACCATACAGTTGGATTTAGACAATCAAATGAGTATCAAGATTGGAAAAAGCTTTTACATCATTTCTATGACCCATTTCCAACAGTTGAACATTTTGAAAAGGTTCGCTTCTCATAG